A genomic window from Periweissella cryptocerci includes:
- a CDS encoding L-lactate dehydrogenase, which yields MSLQHHKVVLVGDGAVGSSYAFAMAQQGLAEEFVIVDVFKERTVGDAMDIEDAQAFTAPKNIYGGGYEDAGDADLVVITAGAPQKPGETRLDLVDKNLGIMKSIIEPLMASGFDGIILVAANPVDILTLAAQKLSGLPTTRVFGSGTSLDTARLRADLGKKFNVDPRSVDAYILGEHGDSEFANFDEATIGGRSIKAFAKDANISDEDLDAILYATAHKAYEIIDRKGATFYGVATALMRISKAILKNENAVLPVGAYMDGQYGLNDIYIGTPAIINNQGVASVIETPLSDSEATKMAASAKALKDIADEAFAKINL from the coding sequence ATGTCATTACAACATCATAAAGTAGTTTTAGTCGGTGACGGTGCGGTTGGTTCATCATACGCATTTGCCATGGCACAACAAGGTTTAGCTGAAGAATTCGTTATTGTTGACGTGTTCAAGGAACGCACTGTTGGGGACGCAATGGACATTGAAGATGCCCAAGCCTTCACTGCACCTAAGAACATTTACGGTGGTGGTTACGAAGACGCCGGCGACGCTGACTTGGTAGTTATCACTGCAGGTGCACCACAAAAGCCTGGTGAAACTCGTTTGGACTTAGTTGATAAGAACTTGGGTATTATGAAGTCAATCATCGAACCATTGATGGCCTCAGGCTTCGACGGTATCATCTTGGTTGCTGCTAACCCAGTTGATATCTTGACTCTTGCCGCACAAAAGTTGTCAGGTTTGCCAACTACGCGTGTCTTTGGTTCAGGTACTTCACTCGATACTGCACGTTTGCGTGCTGACTTGGGTAAGAAGTTCAACGTTGACCCACGTTCCGTTGATGCTTACATCTTGGGTGAACACGGTGATTCAGAATTCGCTAACTTTGACGAAGCTACTATCGGTGGTCGTTCAATTAAGGCCTTTGCTAAGGACGCTAACATCTCTGACGAAGATTTGGATGCAATTCTTTACGCAACTGCTCACAAGGCTTACGAAATCATTGACCGCAAGGGTGCCACTTTCTACGGTGTTGCTACTGCCTTGATGCGTATTTCAAAAGCAATCTTGAAGAACGAAAACGCTGTGTTACCAGTTGGCGCATATATGGACGGCCAATACGGCTTGAACGATATCTACATCGGTACACCAGCAATCATCAACAACCAAGGTGTTGCTTCAGTAATCGAAACTCCATTGTCAGATAGCGAAGCAACCAAGATGGCTGCTTCTGCTAAGGCATTGAAGGACATTGCTGACGAAGCATTCGCCAAGATTAACTTGTAA
- a CDS encoding PD-(D/E)XK nuclease family protein, translating to MTLTFITGSASRDHQGAMLTKVNEQATTTPNEQLFYLVPNHIKFESEVEILTRYGTLRHPNTELLAESQLQVFSLTRLAWYFMANTPAYRTKRLSSAGLFMLVKRVLVEKVDTLTIFQQLARKPGFIDQLAQQISELRMSQITGTELLQIASIEASDYELSAKLHDLAIIADALQGALGDVLLTSADMMNIFSQWLQQADLSTAHFYFEGFSAFTIQEREIVEVLIKKADVTIAMIADDQPLQGALFNRPKKIMAELTDWAKMHAISVRTEVVNTPRLGMQPGLLALEKFWLELQQTGRVTKQPELAATDNLKPIQIYRADSRQTELEQVARMIRQWVAVRPDFRYRDVLVIARDLTQYATMIAPTFNRYQIPIFTDLDYAMKSHPLVEFIGALFTLQDSYAYQPLMRLLKTELLVPTDMTAPEFRDALDVTENYILANNPRRDDWESTKAWVAHGSFGSEDDWEPTPTEAKRNTQINQIRHLTVTALTKFRDVMQAVKNGREAASALYHWLDDFGVIVTLQKWRNQKLEQGEITAAGQPEEVWQMLTSTLDEYVNLWGDQPFSSDDFLEILLAGFSGAKFSGIPSTIDKVQISEAGIVQMNHYKAVIMIGGTRQNLPAQIQTHALLSDADREKLTPMLADFEVPRYLRDTSREQMAAEPLLAYLSWLHASQAVVLTFPSKDTSDKPQLMSPYYAQIQQAFNLPIGQWTASPLKPTTDEQLWQYIGTPRSAVSYVAELARELTTQQQPFAPGWNALYRYLLEKEPIMQSVMTALNYHNQAVQLRPEFVNALFGQELHTSISQLEAYNNNPYEYFLRYGLRLQERQVFELSPADTGQFFHSVLDLIMKRLIAEDQTPGQLSKQAATALVNELSGLVLMDPTFKILQSSPRLQYIQRQLVNTLQTTFSGIVSASRANNSVPFATEVQFGRINSTKGWQPLVYDLGQGRKLDIRGKIDRVDVDQVGEKLFVSVVDYKSGDKKFDYRDAYHGMALQLLTYLQALQLNAHQFAKPIEIGGAVFAHIYNPKTKLKDLSSKQWLPDVLDAAGLEVATKAQQEAFQYHGLLVENPDFLSSLDDGLEENGAAKHFGFKIKANGDFSKTGDLIAESDLELLLEHNQAILIATGANILAGEFPIFPAKWSDQKTALQYSPFKPVMSFDALIDNKYHLIESLSSKEILALLQAEKEGNNA from the coding sequence ATGACATTAACATTTATAACCGGGAGTGCGAGCCGCGATCACCAAGGGGCAATGCTCACCAAGGTCAACGAACAAGCAACGACCACTCCGAATGAACAGCTTTTTTACCTCGTTCCAAACCACATTAAATTTGAATCTGAAGTTGAAATTCTGACCCGCTATGGAACACTTCGGCATCCGAACACAGAACTATTAGCGGAAAGCCAGTTACAAGTATTTTCGTTAACGCGGTTAGCGTGGTATTTTATGGCAAATACGCCGGCATATCGGACGAAACGCTTGAGTTCGGCGGGGCTCTTTATGCTAGTAAAGCGCGTCTTAGTCGAAAAAGTTGATACGCTAACAATTTTCCAACAGCTCGCACGCAAGCCCGGATTTATTGACCAATTAGCACAACAAATTAGTGAATTAAGAATGTCCCAAATCACGGGAACCGAACTGCTACAGATTGCATCGATTGAGGCCAGTGATTACGAATTGAGCGCTAAACTGCACGATTTGGCGATAATTGCCGATGCCCTCCAAGGTGCACTCGGGGATGTGTTGTTAACGAGTGCGGACATGATGAACATCTTTAGTCAGTGGTTGCAACAGGCTGATTTAAGTACGGCGCACTTTTATTTTGAAGGTTTTTCAGCGTTTACCATTCAAGAGCGCGAAATCGTTGAAGTATTGATCAAAAAAGCCGATGTCACAATCGCAATGATTGCCGATGATCAGCCATTACAAGGAGCATTGTTTAACCGGCCTAAAAAAATCATGGCTGAATTAACCGATTGGGCTAAAATGCATGCAATTTCAGTGCGCACCGAAGTGGTTAATACGCCCCGACTCGGCATGCAACCTGGCTTGTTAGCGTTAGAAAAATTTTGGCTTGAATTACAACAAACCGGGCGCGTAACGAAGCAACCGGAATTAGCGGCTACTGACAATTTAAAACCGATACAAATTTATCGGGCCGATTCACGCCAAACCGAGCTTGAACAAGTTGCACGCATGATTCGGCAGTGGGTTGCGGTGCGGCCTGATTTTCGTTACCGCGATGTTTTGGTGATTGCGCGCGATTTGACGCAGTATGCCACAATGATTGCGCCAACCTTTAACCGCTATCAAATCCCGATTTTTACGGATTTAGACTATGCCATGAAGAGTCACCCCTTAGTGGAATTCATCGGGGCACTGTTTACATTACAAGATTCGTACGCGTACCAACCGCTGATGCGGCTATTAAAAACTGAATTATTAGTACCAACTGACATGACGGCGCCTGAATTTCGGGATGCTTTGGATGTGACGGAAAACTATATTTTAGCGAATAATCCACGCCGCGATGATTGGGAAAGTACTAAAGCTTGGGTAGCACACGGTTCATTTGGTTCAGAGGATGATTGGGAACCCACACCCACTGAAGCAAAACGCAATACACAGATTAACCAAATTAGACATTTGACAGTGACGGCGCTAACTAAATTTCGGGATGTGATGCAAGCGGTAAAAAATGGTCGCGAGGCAGCGAGTGCGCTGTATCACTGGTTAGATGATTTTGGTGTGATTGTTACTTTACAAAAATGGCGTAATCAAAAACTTGAGCAAGGTGAGATAACTGCAGCCGGGCAACCGGAAGAAGTCTGGCAAATGCTCACGAGCACGCTCGACGAATACGTTAATTTATGGGGTGACCAACCATTTTCTAGCGATGACTTCCTAGAAATTCTGTTAGCGGGGTTCAGTGGGGCGAAATTCTCAGGGATTCCCTCAACAATCGATAAGGTTCAAATTTCTGAAGCCGGGATTGTCCAAATGAATCACTACAAAGCAGTAATTATGATTGGTGGTACCCGTCAAAATTTGCCAGCCCAAATTCAAACCCACGCGCTGTTGAGCGATGCGGACCGCGAAAAATTAACCCCGATGTTAGCTGATTTTGAAGTGCCACGGTACTTACGGGATACTAGTCGCGAGCAAATGGCAGCAGAACCCTTACTTGCCTATTTGAGTTGGTTACACGCTAGTCAGGCAGTCGTGCTGACTTTTCCAAGTAAAGATACGAGTGACAAACCACAGTTGATGTCGCCATACTACGCACAAATTCAACAAGCGTTCAATTTACCAATCGGTCAGTGGACTGCGAGTCCGTTAAAACCAACTACTGATGAACAGTTATGGCAATATATTGGAACACCACGCTCAGCGGTTAGCTATGTTGCTGAATTAGCACGTGAACTAACCACCCAGCAACAGCCATTTGCGCCCGGCTGGAATGCGTTATATCGGTACCTACTGGAAAAAGAACCAATTATGCAAAGTGTGATGACCGCATTAAATTATCACAATCAAGCAGTGCAACTGCGGCCAGAATTTGTGAATGCGTTATTTGGTCAGGAATTGCATACTTCAATTTCACAATTAGAGGCGTATAACAATAATCCATACGAGTATTTTTTACGGTATGGGTTACGCCTTCAAGAACGCCAAGTCTTTGAACTTAGTCCGGCTGATACGGGTCAGTTTTTCCATAGTGTGTTGGATTTAATTATGAAGCGGCTAATTGCAGAAGATCAGACACCTGGCCAATTATCAAAGCAAGCAGCAACGGCATTGGTTAACGAGTTAAGTGGGCTCGTCCTAATGGATCCCACGTTCAAAATTTTGCAAAGTTCACCACGGTTACAGTATATTCAACGGCAATTAGTCAATACGCTCCAAACGACGTTCAGTGGCATTGTTAGTGCCAGTCGCGCTAACAATAGTGTGCCATTTGCAACTGAAGTGCAATTTGGGCGAATTAACTCAACGAAAGGTTGGCAACCGCTAGTATATGATTTAGGTCAAGGCCGTAAACTCGATATTCGGGGAAAAATCGATCGCGTGGATGTTGATCAAGTCGGCGAGAAATTGTTTGTCTCGGTGGTCGATTATAAGTCCGGTGATAAAAAATTCGATTACCGGGATGCCTATCATGGGATGGCGTTGCAACTGCTGACATACTTGCAGGCGCTCCAACTAAATGCGCACCAGTTTGCCAAACCAATTGAAATTGGTGGTGCCGTGTTTGCGCATATTTATAATCCCAAAACGAAGTTAAAAGACTTAAGTAGTAAACAATGGTTGCCAGATGTGCTCGATGCAGCGGGACTTGAAGTCGCCACCAAAGCTCAGCAGGAAGCGTTTCAATATCATGGTTTATTAGTTGAAAATCCAGATTTCTTAAGTAGTTTGGATGATGGACTTGAAGAAAACGGCGCAGCTAAACATTTTGGCTTCAAAATAAAAGCCAACGGTGACTTTAGTAAAACCGGTGATTTGATTGCAGAAAGTGATCTAGAACTATTGTTAGAACATAACCAAGCAATCTTAATTGCAACGGGTGCCAATATTTTAGCTGGGGAATTTCCAATCTTTCCAGCTAAATGGTCCGATCAAAAAACGGCGCTCCAGTATTCACCGTTCAAACCAGTGATGAGTTTTGATGCGCTAATTGATAATAAATATCACTTGATTGAAAGCCTATCAAGCAAAGAAATCTTGGCGCTACTACAAGCTGAAAAGGAGGGGAACAATGCCTAA
- the addA gene encoding helicase-exonuclease AddAB subunit AddA: MPKFTPNQQRAVVESGHNILVSASAGSGKTTVLVARVIEKILSPTDPVSVDQLLIVTFTEAAAREMRDRIEVALKDAIQKPENAARLTYLQQQLILLPNANISTLHAFALRLIENYYHVIDLDPQFRLLADTAEVELMQQDVLEIVFNDLYETDDQFGDLVETLSTDRNDNGMQQAVLELYDFANARPDFDGWLDTLAQHYALADGHFVASDFYKSKLQPELKSTLARSVEQYNNAILELQVFDDDKNIAKRLAQFQEEATLLNAVTGQLLTGEWDEIRQTIANFAWPTIQGRAGKDMDPDAKDALTLSKNIRDNVKTEMTKLRDDFFLLDENSLLQVLAKTGDAVAELVKVVKAFTAAFNATKRKKQVLDFSDLEHFALEILSDNVTAQTLQARFREVMVDEYQDINPLQETVLSALSNGHNMFMVGDVKQSIYGFRLADPSLFTAKYEKFGESDNQDGQRIVLAENFRSQANVTNFTNLIFTQLMDKQLGDLSYDGPAKLVAGATDYPSELPQTATMMVYLEEAGDEVTDTAQVVPDKMTGQLLIVAQQIQQLITAGEVYDRKAQAMRPVQWSDIAILESTRKANLKLLDIFKQENIPVAINDADNYFQTTEINVMLSLLQVIDNPYQDIPLVATLRSPIVGLDENGLALIRAVKKSGNFYEALQLFLEKFADAGSEIEAMSGTFGRQVNEQLTKFMTQLATWREAAQQNKLVELIWRVYEDTGYLEYVGGMPAGLQRQANLHALYERAQSFEQSSYIGLFRFISYVEQLRKNDKDLAVASAEVTENAVQVMTIHGSKGLEFPIVFLLDATHKFNEMDLRQNLIIDADEGVAMTYMEPTTRLLMDTPQQALIRLKQKRRIWAEQMRVLYVALTRAEQQLYIVGAYDSAQQVKDRWLQGDLTPDLVLPEYVRLKANNFMDWLGMGIVRHPNFPTIFDEVTPNRKLVANPSEMQVEFFDGTKVQALHVAGGMNPLGAENSVEPEQHAAVSADFEQMRQILEYQYNHVAATQTTAYQSVSEVKRLFDDPDVLQAPQLVLDGAGQSEGNRLVADNDFAQPEFIAQGENRPSATAVGSATHLVLQQLDLTKPITRAVIEAEIDRLVQQQIITNDIGTLIRVDTLLTLFTSSFGKQLQANAATVKREQPFSLLMHARDIYQNYSGGDERILIHGIMDGYFTTPDQQVVLFDYKTDYIRPNNKVGGQAELLARYQGQLRLYAKALAAMQSLPVSHVVLYSLSLGEAIELKI, encoded by the coding sequence ATGCCTAAATTTACGCCCAATCAGCAACGCGCGGTCGTTGAAAGTGGCCATAATATATTAGTCTCTGCTTCCGCAGGATCCGGGAAAACGACAGTCTTAGTTGCCCGGGTGATTGAAAAAATATTATCGCCAACTGACCCAGTCAGCGTGGATCAATTATTGATTGTTACGTTCACGGAAGCTGCCGCCAGAGAAATGCGCGACCGGATTGAAGTCGCATTGAAGGATGCGATCCAAAAACCGGAAAACGCCGCTAGATTAACTTATTTACAACAGCAATTAATATTATTGCCTAATGCAAACATTTCGACATTGCATGCATTTGCACTCCGATTAATTGAAAACTACTACCATGTAATTGACTTGGACCCACAGTTTCGTTTGCTTGCTGATACTGCCGAAGTCGAATTGATGCAACAAGACGTCTTGGAAATCGTGTTTAATGATTTATATGAAACTGATGATCAATTCGGTGATTTGGTCGAAACACTCTCAACTGACCGTAACGATAACGGTATGCAACAGGCAGTGTTGGAATTGTATGATTTTGCCAACGCACGCCCTGATTTTGACGGTTGGTTAGATACGCTTGCCCAGCATTACGCACTCGCAGATGGGCATTTTGTTGCTAGTGATTTTTATAAATCAAAGCTTCAGCCGGAACTAAAAAGCACACTTGCACGGTCGGTTGAACAATACAACAACGCCATCTTGGAATTACAAGTTTTTGATGATGATAAAAATATTGCCAAACGCCTTGCCCAATTCCAAGAGGAAGCGACATTACTCAATGCCGTTACTGGTCAATTGCTGACAGGCGAATGGGATGAAATTCGGCAAACCATCGCCAACTTTGCTTGGCCAACTATTCAAGGTCGCGCCGGTAAAGACATGGATCCAGACGCCAAAGACGCTTTAACGCTATCCAAAAATATTCGCGATAATGTGAAAACGGAAATGACGAAATTGCGTGATGATTTTTTCTTGCTGGATGAAAACAGTTTGCTCCAAGTTTTGGCTAAGACTGGCGACGCGGTTGCTGAATTAGTGAAAGTTGTCAAAGCGTTTACCGCGGCATTTAATGCGACTAAACGTAAAAAACAAGTCTTGGACTTTAGTGACTTGGAACATTTTGCATTAGAAATTTTGAGTGATAATGTGACTGCACAAACCTTACAGGCACGGTTCCGCGAAGTAATGGTCGATGAATATCAAGACATTAACCCATTGCAAGAAACGGTCTTGAGTGCCTTGAGTAACGGGCACAACATGTTTATGGTGGGGGATGTTAAGCAATCAATTTACGGCTTTCGTCTGGCTGATCCAAGTTTGTTTACGGCTAAGTACGAAAAGTTTGGTGAATCTGATAATCAAGACGGTCAGCGAATCGTGTTGGCGGAAAATTTCCGGTCCCAAGCCAATGTCACGAACTTTACCAATTTAATTTTTACGCAATTAATGGATAAACAACTTGGTGATTTGAGTTATGACGGACCCGCAAAGTTAGTCGCTGGTGCCACCGATTATCCAAGTGAATTACCACAGACCGCTACGATGATGGTTTACCTCGAAGAAGCGGGTGATGAAGTAACTGATACAGCGCAAGTTGTACCAGACAAAATGACAGGACAACTATTAATTGTCGCCCAACAAATCCAGCAGTTAATTACTGCCGGTGAAGTCTATGATCGTAAAGCCCAAGCAATGCGTCCAGTTCAGTGGTCAGATATTGCGATTTTGGAATCAACGCGTAAAGCTAATTTGAAATTGTTAGATATCTTTAAGCAAGAAAATATCCCAGTGGCAATTAACGATGCGGACAATTATTTCCAAACGACGGAAATTAATGTCATGCTGAGCTTATTGCAGGTGATTGATAATCCGTACCAAGACATTCCGTTGGTGGCAACGTTGCGCTCACCAATTGTTGGTCTAGATGAAAACGGCCTAGCTTTGATTCGAGCCGTGAAAAAAAGCGGTAATTTTTATGAGGCGCTCCAATTATTTTTAGAAAAATTTGCGGATGCTGGTTCTGAAATTGAAGCGATGAGTGGGACTTTCGGCCGGCAAGTAAATGAGCAGTTGACCAAATTTATGACGCAGCTTGCTACTTGGCGTGAAGCTGCACAGCAAAACAAACTCGTTGAATTGATTTGGCGGGTCTATGAGGATACCGGTTACCTCGAGTATGTTGGTGGTATGCCAGCTGGACTACAACGGCAAGCTAATCTGCATGCACTTTATGAACGTGCCCAAAGCTTTGAGCAGAGCAGTTATATTGGTTTGTTCCGCTTCATCAGTTACGTTGAACAATTACGTAAAAATGATAAGGATTTAGCCGTTGCTTCAGCCGAAGTAACGGAAAATGCAGTGCAGGTAATGACAATTCACGGTTCAAAAGGACTGGAATTCCCAATCGTATTCTTATTAGATGCCACGCACAAATTCAACGAAATGGATTTACGGCAAAATTTGATAATTGACGCGGACGAAGGGGTTGCCATGACGTACATGGAACCAACGACACGCTTGCTTATGGATACCCCACAACAAGCCTTGATTCGCTTAAAACAAAAACGCCGAATCTGGGCGGAACAAATGCGGGTCTTATACGTCGCGTTAACACGGGCGGAACAACAACTTTATATTGTTGGGGCCTATGATTCAGCGCAACAAGTCAAAGACCGCTGGTTACAAGGCGACTTAACGCCAGATTTAGTTCTACCAGAATATGTCCGGCTGAAAGCCAATAATTTCATGGACTGGCTCGGAATGGGCATCGTGCGGCATCCTAATTTCCCAACGATTTTTGATGAGGTCACACCAAACCGCAAATTAGTAGCCAATCCTAGTGAAATGCAAGTTGAGTTTTTTGATGGTACCAAGGTACAAGCGTTACATGTTGCTGGCGGCATGAATCCACTGGGCGCTGAAAATTCGGTTGAACCGGAACAACACGCGGCGGTGTCCGCTGACTTTGAACAAATGCGTCAGATCTTGGAGTATCAATATAATCACGTTGCGGCAACGCAAACGACCGCTTATCAAAGTGTCAGTGAAGTTAAACGGCTTTTCGATGATCCTGACGTTTTACAAGCACCACAATTAGTTTTAGATGGAGCGGGGCAATCAGAGGGTAATCGTTTAGTGGCCGACAATGATTTTGCCCAACCTGAATTTATTGCGCAGGGTGAAAACCGGCCATCGGCAACTGCGGTTGGTTCAGCGACTCACTTAGTTTTGCAACAGCTTGATTTGACCAAACCGATTACACGGGCAGTGATTGAGGCGGAGATTGACCGTTTGGTGCAACAACAGATTATTACCAATGATATCGGGACGTTAATTCGTGTAGATACGCTTTTGACCCTGTTTACAAGTAGTTTTGGCAAGCAGTTACAAGCAAATGCTGCCACAGTTAAACGGGAACAGCCATTTAGTTTGTTGATGCATGCCCGGGATATTTATCAGAATTATTCTGGTGGCGATGAACGGATTTTAATTCACGGGATTATGGATGGCTACTTTACGACGCCAGATCAGCAGGTAGTTTTATTCGATTATAAAACTGATTATATCCGGCCAAATAATAAAGTCGGCGGGCAAGCTGAATTACTTGCGCGTTATCAAGGGCAACTACGGCTATACGCCAAAGCCCTAGCCGCAATGCAATCACTGCCAGTGAGTCACGTTGTCTTGTATTCACTAAGTTTGGGCGAAGCAATCGAATTAAAAATTTAA